The DNA segment CCGCAGCTTGGTGGCGCGGTAGGCCTGGTTATTGCCCTCGAACAGGCGCGATTCATGCGGCTCGTTGGCAAAGGCCTTGACCACGCGGATGCCGCCGATGCTATCCTCGACGCGGGTATTGAATTCCCCGACGCGGCCGAACAGTTCCTGCCAGTTCAGGGTCATCTGCGAGCCATACTTGCTGACCAGCCAGGTCATGACGGGCACGACGATCACGGTGATGCTGGCCAGCTGCCAGTTGGTCACGAACATCAGGATGAAGGCCCCGATAAAGGTCATGACGGCAAGGAACATGTCCTCGGGGCCGTGATGCGCCACCTCGCCGACATCCTCAAGGTCCTTGGTGACATGGGTGATGAGATGGCCAGTCTTGTGATTGTCGAAGAAGCGGAAGCTCAGTTTCTGCAGGTGGTCGAAAGCCTGCCGACGCATATCGGTCTCGATGGAGACGCCCAGCACGTGCCCAAAGTAGTTCACGATGGCATGCAGCACCGCATTTATCGCGTAAATGGCGAGGAGTGCTGCCCCAGCGAGGAGGACGATGCTGAACTCGCCCTGCGGCAAGAGTCGATCGATGAAATAGGCAACGGCCAGGGGGAAGGCGAGCTCGAGCAGGCCGGCGACGACGGCACTGCCAAAATCGAGGGCGAACAGGCCCTTGTAGGGGGCGTAGTAGGAAAAGAAGCGCTTGATCATATAACTGGACTGAACTGGTCTAGTTTTGTCCTAGCCCTATTGAGGCCCGTCCGACAAGCGCAAATCCCGTTCGCCCAGATCAGGTGCTCGCCGCCCTGGCGTTTGCCTGTGCCACCAATTCGTCCGGAATGTCGTCGAAGCTGGCGTAGTTCATGTTGTAGAGACGGGAGTAGAGGCCGCCCAGGTCCATGAGCTGATCGTGGTTGCCTTCCTCGATCTTTTCGCCGTTCTGCAGCACGATGATGCGGTCCGCTCCACGGATGGTCGCCAGACGATGTGCGATCACCATACCGGTGCGGCCCTCGAGCAGGATTTCGAGCGCCTTCTGAATCTGCCGCTCGGTATAGCTGTCGATATTGGCAGTGGCCTCGTCGAGGACGAGGATCTTTGCGTCGGCCACAAGGGCGCGGGCAAAGCTGATGAGCTGCCGCTGCCCCAGCGACAGGTTCGACCCGCGCTGCTCGAGCATGGTGTCATAGCCCTTGGCGAACCGGGCGACGAAATCGTGCGCACCTACTGCCTTGGCAGCGGCGACGACATCCTCGCGCGTTGCCGAGCGCTTGTTGTAGCGGATGTTCTCGAAGATGGTTCCGGTGAAGAGGAAAGGCTCCTGCAGCACCATTGCCACCTGTTCACCCAGGGACTCCTGGGTGACATCGCGCACATCGTGGCCGCCGACAACCACTGCCCCGTCCTGCACGTCATAGAAGCGGTGCACCAGAGCCATGGCGCTGGTCTTGCCCGATCCGGTCGGCCCCACCAGGGCGATGGTCTCGCCCGGATTGACCTTGAAGGACACGTTCTTGAGCACGGGCCGCGCCGGATCGTAGCCGAAGACCACGTTCCGGAATTCGACGGATCCATCCATTTCGCCCGTGAGCCTGACGGCTTGGGGCTTGTCCTCGATCACCGTTGGCAGGTCGAGCACCTCGGTGATGCGGCGGCCGGACGTCATGGCGCGCTGCATGATCGAATACTGCATGGTCAGCGAGCGGATGGGGTCGAAGAAGCGCTGGATATAGAACAGGAAGGCGACGATGACGCCGACTTGCAGCGAGCCACCGAGCACCATGGCACCGCCGACGACCACCACGGTGGCCATGGAAATGCCGGTCAGCGTGTCGACGATCGGCACCATGACCTGCGCGTATTTCGACCCGGTCAGCTGGGTGCGGAGGTTGTGGTAGGCCTTGTCGTCATAGAGATCGAAGTTGACCTTCTGGCGATCGAGGTTCTGCACCGTTCGCACGCCATTGATGCCTTCGGCCATGGCGCCAGCGGTCAACGAGTTTGTCTCGTGCGCCGCCCAGAACGCCCGCTTGGCCGGGGGCAGCCAGAAGATGCGGATGATGAAGAGGATCGGCATGGTGACCAGCGTCAGCAGCCCGAGCCACGGATCAAGGCTGAGCAGCACCACGATGATGCCACCCAGGAGAACGATGTCGCCGACCGACACGACCGAGGTTTCGAGAAATTCCTGCATGGAATTGACGTCGCCCTGCAGGCGGCTCATCAGGCGCCCGACTTCGGTCTTGTCCATGAAGCTCAGCGACACGCGCTGCAATTGCGCGAACATGGCACGGCGCATGTCGAAGAGAACGTTCTCGGCGACTTGACCGACCTGCGTCTCCTGGACATAGGACGCGCCAAAATTGAGCAGTACGGCAACGGCGAAGGCCACGACTGCCCGCATCAGGTTGGACGGATCGCCACCAGCCACCAGCGCCGTATCCACCGCGTTGCCAATGATCAGCGGAATGGCGAGCTGGGTGCCGGTGAAGACCAGTACGGCCATGACCGAAAGGTAGATCTTGGCACGATAGGGCCGCACATAGGCCCAGATGCGTCGCACCGTCTTGGGGTCATACGCCTTGCCAAAGACTTCTTCCTCGATGCGGTGGCTGCCGACGCTGGCGCGGGGCGGCCGTTGCCCGGGGAAGGCTGCGGCTTCGCGGTCTTCGTCATCGACGGCGCTCATTGGGCTGCCTCCAGATCGTCCGCGGGTCGGGTCTGCAGATCATAGAGCGCGCGGTAGCGGCCAGCCTGAGCCAGGAGCTCATCGTGGCTGCCGCGTTCGACGATGCGGCCATCCTCGAGGAAGAGAATGAGATCGGCATGCATAAGAGATGACAGGCGATGCGCGATGATCATGGTCACACGATCGCTGGCGTAGCGCCGAATGGCGGAGCGAATGCGATGTTCGGTTCCGGCATCGATGGCGGCGGTGGAATCGTCAAACACCATGACAGCGGGCTTGAGGACCAGCGACCGCGCGATGGACAGGCGCTGCCGCTGCCCACCCGAGAGCGAGACACCGCGCTCGCCCACGACCGTGTCGTAGTCGGCCGGCAGGCCCATGATGTAGTTGTGCAGCTGGGCGCTTTCGGCGGCCCGCTCGATCTTGCGCTCCTTGGCCCAGGGATCGCCATAGGCAATGTTGTTCTCGATGGTGGTGGTGAAGAGGAACGTGTCCTGCTGCACCACTGCCACCGACCGCCTGAGGCTTTGCAGCGTCACGTCTCTGATATCCTGACCATCAATGGTGATGCGGCCAGAGCCGACGTCGTAGAAGCGTGGCATGAGGTGGGCAAGCGTGGATTTGCCGCTGCCGGGCGCACCGACGATGCCGATGGTCTGGCCGGGACGCGCCTCGAAGCTGATCCCATTGAGCGCGGGCACCGATGCTCCGGGATAGGTGAAGTGGACATCCTCGAACTTGAGCACGCCATCGCTGATGCCGAGAGGCGTGGCTCCGGGACGGTCGGCGATCTCCTCGGGCGCGTCGAGCAGCGCGTAGAAGCGATGGCCGCAAGTCGAGGCGCGCGCATAGGAATTGACCATGAGGCCAAGCTGGCGCACCGGCATCTGCAGGATGGTCATGAAGGTCAGGAAGCTGGCGAGGGTGCCGACGCTCATCTCGCCGGCGATGACCTTGTTGCCGCCGAACCAGAGCACCAGGCCCATGGCTGCAAAGAAGGAGAAGGTCATCATGGAGGTGTTCTTGACGCGAACCTGCACGCGCTCGTGCGCCAGCTGCAGGGCATCGGTGGATGCATCGTCGAACTTTTCAAGCTCGTGCCTCTGCCCCGAAAAGGCCCGGACGACGCGGATGCCGCCCAGATTTTCCTCCATGACCCGCGTCAGCACCGAGAGCTTTTCCTGCAGCACCATCCAGGTGGCGCGCAGGGTGAGTTGCGCGACCGACGAGCGCCAGGCGACGAAGGGCACGAAGCTCAGTGCCAGCAGACCAAGGACCAGGTCGGTCGAGATAAGCATCCAGGCGCCGACACCGATCAGCACGGCGAGCAGGACGGTGCGGACCAGACCTGTGGCGAAGAACATCCTCAGCCCATCGAGATCGAGCAGGCCCAGGGTGATCAGATCGCCCGAATGAACCCTGTCGTGGTAGGAATAGGAGAGCCGCTGGACCTTGTCGTAAAAGGCCAGCCGCAGTTCGTAGCCGACATGATGGCCGACGCTTTCGGAATAGTAATTCTGGACCAGCGTGAACATGCCGCGCGCGACCGAGACCACCAGAAGCGTCACTGCGGTCCAGATCAAAGCCTGTTGAGCGCCCTCTCCGGCAACGGTGAGCACGTTTTGCGCCTGATCGATGGCCTGCCCCAGGAGGCGGGGGATCAGCAGCTGCAGGATAGAGGCGACCACGGTCGCACCGATGGCCAGGCTCGCCTGAAACGGGTGCCTGAGTGAAAATAGGGAGATGCGCATCAAGGGACCCATGCCCTTTCCGGCATGAGCAGCTGCAACATGTTCCCGAGCATCGCCGCGTGCACGATCGCGACCAGCCTTGAGGGTAATCAAGGAAGTATCCAGACGTCAGTTAGGTGGGGCCCAGATGGGAGGCGGGAGGTCCGTCGGCCGGCAGCCGGGCAAATCAAAAAGTACTCGCGCGCCTATAAAAGTCGGAATGGGCCTACCATTCAAGATGCAAATTGCGCAAAAAATGCGATGGCACGACGATTGTGACAGCGTGTCAACGGTCGGACATGCGTGTGAACCCCGTTCGAGACGGCGCTGGGGGCTTGTCGACCAATGGCATGACCCCATGCCACAAACGAAGTGGCGAAGGGCCGCGCTTGGGTCCATCACTAGGTCATGTTCGCGCCCCTGACCCTCGCCCTTGTTGCCCTATCGGTGTTCCTTACGTCCACGCTTTCGGGGGTGTTCGGCATGGCGGGGGGATTGGTCCTGCTTGCCGTCCTGCTGACCTTCCTGCCCGTGGCGACCGCCATCGCCGCGCAGGGCGCCATCCAGATCGTTGCCAACGGTTCGCGCGCCTGGTTCAGCCGCAAGCATATCGACTGGCGTGTCCTCAGCATCATCTGCCTCGGCCTCGCCGCAGCAGCGCTTGTGCTTTTCATCCTGCGCTACACACCCGACCTCGCCACCGTGTGCATCGCCATCGGCCTGATGCCGATCCTGGTCTGGATCCCCAAGGACTGGCTGGCGCTCGACGCGCAAAAGCCGCTGCATGCGTTTCTCTGTG comes from the Devosia lucknowensis genome and includes:
- a CDS encoding sulfite exporter TauE/SafE family protein is translated as MFAPLTLALVALSVFLTSTLSGVFGMAGGLVLLAVLLTFLPVATAIAAQGAIQIVANGSRAWFSRKHIDWRVLSIICLGLAAAALVLFILRYTPDLATVCIAIGLMPILVWIPKDWLALDAQKPLHAFLCGFFGGGLNLAVGVSGPTVDIFFIRTPMDRHTIIATKAATQVISHASKVVFYGGMAAAMGQGDWIMVLVAAPFAIAGTNLGFHILQRMTDDGFRHWTRWVVTAIGLFYFGRGVVLLAGY
- a CDS encoding ABC transporter ATP-binding protein, with protein sequence MSAVDDEDREAAAFPGQRPPRASVGSHRIEEEVFGKAYDPKTVRRIWAYVRPYRAKIYLSVMAVLVFTGTQLAIPLIIGNAVDTALVAGGDPSNLMRAVVAFAVAVLLNFGASYVQETQVGQVAENVLFDMRRAMFAQLQRVSLSFMDKTEVGRLMSRLQGDVNSMQEFLETSVVSVGDIVLLGGIIVVLLSLDPWLGLLTLVTMPILFIIRIFWLPPAKRAFWAAHETNSLTAGAMAEGINGVRTVQNLDRQKVNFDLYDDKAYHNLRTQLTGSKYAQVMVPIVDTLTGISMATVVVVGGAMVLGGSLQVGVIVAFLFYIQRFFDPIRSLTMQYSIMQRAMTSGRRITEVLDLPTVIEDKPQAVRLTGEMDGSVEFRNVVFGYDPARPVLKNVSFKVNPGETIALVGPTGSGKTSAMALVHRFYDVQDGAVVVGGHDVRDVTQESLGEQVAMVLQEPFLFTGTIFENIRYNKRSATREDVVAAAKAVGAHDFVARFAKGYDTMLEQRGSNLSLGQRQLISFARALVADAKILVLDEATANIDSYTERQIQKALEILLEGRTGMVIAHRLATIRGADRIIVLQNGEKIEEGNHDQLMDLGGLYSRLYNMNYASFDDIPDELVAQANARAAST
- a CDS encoding ABC transporter ATP-binding protein; this encodes MGPLMRISLFSLRHPFQASLAIGATVVASILQLLIPRLLGQAIDQAQNVLTVAGEGAQQALIWTAVTLLVVSVARGMFTLVQNYYSESVGHHVGYELRLAFYDKVQRLSYSYHDRVHSGDLITLGLLDLDGLRMFFATGLVRTVLLAVLIGVGAWMLISTDLVLGLLALSFVPFVAWRSSVAQLTLRATWMVLQEKLSVLTRVMEENLGGIRVVRAFSGQRHELEKFDDASTDALQLAHERVQVRVKNTSMMTFSFFAAMGLVLWFGGNKVIAGEMSVGTLASFLTFMTILQMPVRQLGLMVNSYARASTCGHRFYALLDAPEEIADRPGATPLGISDGVLKFEDVHFTYPGASVPALNGISFEARPGQTIGIVGAPGSGKSTLAHLMPRFYDVGSGRITIDGQDIRDVTLQSLRRSVAVVQQDTFLFTTTIENNIAYGDPWAKERKIERAAESAQLHNYIMGLPADYDTVVGERGVSLSGGQRQRLSIARSLVLKPAVMVFDDSTAAIDAGTEHRIRSAIRRYASDRVTMIIAHRLSSLMHADLILFLEDGRIVERGSHDELLAQAGRYRALYDLQTRPADDLEAAQ